A genomic region of Cryptococcus gattii WM276 chromosome F, complete sequence contains the following coding sequences:
- a CDS encoding alpha-1,6-mannosyltransferase, putative (Similar to TIGR gene model, INSD accession AAW43978.1) — translation MSLLGWLNRRSNKYSSLPTSNASSGHPNPELFQSSLARRKKLLQIGLGAVFSLLLFGAVVRHSALPQSLATGQNDYEWQGGVPAMTGDLSANPNQKSPSEASGETALESEIPGWTEAMGWKSSSHKGLTDLGEIAEQRYKLNVDAEERGTREYFRRLYDFVVTLSMRLHSPFLSSLHDHLPPACIDALPDYPNSQPYLPSMVSYKNIHMTDKTFDPENKFIQSWAETNSKDGWRINFLDDQQAQDWVEMNFRRTDVEWAWNFMHRGVLKADFLRYLLPLVHGGVYSDVDTRPIRPIEQWGQVDVEYLDLTATDGPSWRTALSTHPSVIVAVDVDVHSKQGWEHSWPRPLGICQWTLSSAPNHPIFLDAVRRVVNASHVVQAWEERRDEEITRLERERPRGWSHEVDRLQKLGRSEVMNVMEWTGPGLFTDSVLAFLLARYNVTWHRLRGLEHPLRIGDVLILPITAFSPGGEKDFRAEGPDSPQANVLHNFRGSWKSDGA, via the exons ATGTCTCTCCTTGGATGGCTCAATCGTCGCAGCAACAAATATTCGTCGCTCCCAACGTCTAATGCGAGCTCTGGGCATCCCAATCCCGAACTATTCCAGAGCTCGCTTGCCAGACGGAAAAAGCTACTGCAGATTGGTCTTGGTGCAGTATTTAGCCTCTTGCTTTTTGGTGCTGTCGTCAGACACAGTGCGCTTCCGCAGTCTCTAGCGACAGGACAAAATGACTATGAGTGGCAAGGCGGTGTGCCAGCGATGACTGGGGATCTGTCAGCAAATCCAAACCAGAAAAGTCCTTCAGAGGCCAGCGGAGAAACAGCGCTAGAAAGCGAGATACCCGGATGGACAGAGGCGATGGGCTGGAAATCGTCCAGCCATAAAGGATTGACGGATCTTGGAGAGATAGCTGAACAACGGTATAAGTTAAATGTTGATGCAGAAGAAAGAGGTACACGAGA GTACTTTCGTCGTCTGTACGACTTTGTTGTCACGCTTTCAATGCGTCTTCATTCGCCCTTTCTGTCTTCACTTCACGACCATCTACCGCCGGCGTGTATCGATGCTCTGCCTGACTACCCCAACAGCCAGCCCTATTTGCCATCGATGGTGTCTTACAAAAACATCCATATGACTGATAAGACATTTGATCCTGAAAACAAATTCATCCAGTCGTGGGCAGAGACAAACAGCAAAGACGGATGGCGAATCAATTTTCTGGACGACCAACAAGCGCAGGATTGGGTGGAAATGAATTTTAGGCGAACTGATGTTGAATGGGCTTGGAATTTCATGCACCGAGGGGTGCTGAAAGCAGATTTTTTGAGATATTTGCTTCCTTTGGTCCACGGCGGTGTATATTCCGACGTGGAT ACTCGCCCCATCCGGCCGATCGAGCAATGGGGTCAAGTCGATGTAGAATATCTTGACCTGACTGCAACGGACGGTCCGTCTTGGAGAACTGCTCTCTCTACACACCCCTCTGTAATCGTCGCCGTCGACGTCGATGTTCACTCTAAGCAGGGTTGGGAGCACTCCTGGCCGCGCCCGCTTGGAATTTGCCAGTGGACGTTATCTTCTGCACCAAACCACCCTATCTTCCTTGATGCGGTTAGAAGGGTGGTCAATGCGTCGCATGTGGTACAGGCATGGGAGGAGCGGagggatgaagagattACCAGACTTGAAAGAGAGCGACCCAGGGGATGGTCCCATGAAGTGGATCGTTTGCAGAAGCTAGGGCGAAGCGAAGTAATGAATGTGATGGAATGGACTGGCCCGGGGCTATTCACTGATTCTGTTTTGGC ATTCCTTCTCGCTAGATATAATGTTACTTGGCACCGTTTGCGTGGACTAGAGCATCCTCTCAGGATTGGAGATGTCCTTATTCTTCCCATCACAGCTTTCTCTCCTGGTGGCGAGAAAGACTTCAGGGCAGAAGGACCAGATTCACCTCAAGCTAATGTTCTTCACAATT TCCGAGGAAGCTGGAAATCTGATGGGGCGTGA
- a CDS encoding uncharacterized protein (Similar to TIGR gene model, INSD accession AAW44275.1) yields the protein MGVFKTITFAQHDGVDIKLDYMLPHSASSARNLPILLWFHGGGLLQGTRTCAWAHLVSAVEKYKLCLVSADYRLAPQTRMPGIMKDIKAAMDYLRSAEFLSETGNAVDQNKIIASGGSAGGWLALLIGSGVGFEACGLTPPAKPLGVVPIYPITDIEDPFFTTKQHPVSYVKEIIPESAVAAYLDPKAPQSSGCPLTSPRMKCYPYMVQEALEQKLLLDGTKIPPSAFSIAPAIASGEFTLPPTYIIHGTIDDKVPIKQSEDVFKACKQQNIDVTFEVLEGVDHLFDMDPKYTLDEMYAFITKLVQ from the exons ATGGGCGTCTTCAAGACCATCACTTTCGCGCAGCACGATGGTGTGGATATCAAACTCGACTATATGCTCCCCCACTCAGCTAGTTCAGCCAGGAATCTTCCTATCCTTTTATGGTTCCACGGTGGAGGGCTTTTGCAAGGCACCCGTACTT GCGCCTGGGCGCACTTGGTAAGCGCTGTAGAGAAGTATAAACTCTGCCTCGTTTCTGCCGACTACAGGCTGGCACCTCAAACTCGCATGCCAGGCATCATGAAGGATATTAAGGCTGCTATGGATTATTTGCGATCGGCCGAGTTCCTTTCTGAGACGGGGAATGCAGTTGATCAGAACAAGATCATCGCGTCAGGTGGTTCTGCCGGTGGATGGCTTGCCCTGCTCATTGGAAGTGGAGTTGGCTTTGAGGCCTGTGGACTTACGCCTCCAGCTAAGCCACTGGGCGTTGTTCCTATCTATCCTATCACCGACATCGAAGACCCATTCTTCACTACTAAGCAACATC CTGTATCCTACGTTAAGGAGATAATCCCCGAGTCGGCAGTAGCAGCTTACCTCGACCCTAAGGCGCCCCAATCCAGCGGTTGTCCCCTTACCAGCCCGAGAATGAAGTGTTACCCTTATATG GTCCAGGAGGCGCTTGAACAGAAACTCCTTCTTGACGGGACTAAGATCCCGCCTAGTGCATTCAGTATAGCTCCTGCCATTGCATCTGGTGAATTTACTTTACCCCCTACCTACATCATTCACGGCAC CATCGACGACAAAGTGCCCATCAAACAGTCTGAAGACGTCTTCAAAGCTTGCAAGCAGCAAAACATTGATGTCACCTTCGAAGTCCTTGAGGGTGTTGACCACCTCTTCGATATGGACCCCAAATATACGCTCGACGAAATGTACGCGTTTATCACCAAGTTGGTACAATAA
- a CDS encoding Hypothetical Protein (Similar to TIGR gene model, INSD accession AAW44272.1) has translation MDDDSSSVTRKSAIGPVRVSQRQPQSCTECTRCDKRVPCVNCCKRGVPEKCQIEQVIASKNLSTTAQIRSLRDEMLVADDELAQRIAALEELVKTLTASREASGKATKTARTLSTSVSPLAADDLDHNAKEKNDESTSGGYDDVEAEAAATLEFLAIGRLRPKPPGESDVMDNVDTNQDDGQQACLEDGKMNESPPIILSLFDSTHPSTHPHTYLHLPPVQPSRLNSRRLALYHEVVRKDILSQLPPATVGRALVQFDMDNVAWMHCCYHGPTFQREADLVWAELASDDIEINWSFMALLFGVLMSGAYHLPQGTFQHLFPSQTRLDLINQWFNACIMCLQEADWMRSHSLYAIQCVAIITSAANHVGKADLYFTLLGAAVRIAQALNLHRLGPDSELLYKSKNSKLIIAREVRKRTWYQLLYQGKFCCTPYFWVLISINRAQFNTAPPIHCIDSMLGLGMEEAKVSYDIPTTDSHVCQLYKLALAYSSTENMTPLPYDVILQIDRDIHTIMNEAPLWMRDENYILDPSAPSWADWQRKAYLLSASHKVIVIHRPYLGRAFRGDQRYIRSRENCLQHAHKILRIFKGCPLVQFRTTWTVLVHAVAASLILLLDASQQTNHSALNSIRIVRETVDILHQLSDLSIIAKKGFLVISPLIEDSAQFTEAGSDVSIRSRKAFLGKAETELKQALDVFRRGHTTALPSASLFSGTGNVELPGMGSLDVSMASDLDAMVAASSLTATSQVTGLEATDVWDPFLWNSQGDMGISNNPSMMMDWGNPESLSLSGDTSGMDWMSYTSAENGLIVHE, from the exons ATGGATGATGATAGCTCATCAGTTACTCGGAAATCTGCCATCGGCCCCGTAAGAGTTAGCCAGAGGCAACCACAAAG CTGCACGGAATGTACCAG ATGCGACAAACGGGTTCCCTGCGTCAACTG CTGCAAACGAGGCGTACCAGAAAAATGCCAAATTGAGCAAGTGATTGCTTCAAAGAATTT GAGTACCACAGCGCAGATCAGAAGTTTAAGAGATGAGATGTTAGTCGCCGACGATGAGCTGGCACAACGTATAGCAGCCCTAGAGGAACTAGTCAAAACGTTGACCGCAAGCCGAGAGGCCTCAGGAAAAGCCACGAAGACGGCCAGAACCCTGTCTACTTCAGTTTCTCCATTGGCTGCGGATGACCTA GACCATAATGCTAAGGAAAAAAATGATGAATCCACTAGCGGTGGTTACGATGACGTTGAAGCGGAGGCTGCAGCCACCCTTGAATT CCTTGCCATTGGACGACTTCGACCAAAGCCTCCGGGTGAATCGGATGTCATGGACAATGTGGACACGAATCAAGATGATGGA CAGCAGGCATGTTTGGAAGATGGGAAGATGAATGAATCACCTCCGATCATCCTCTCATTATTTGATTCTACTCACCCATCCACGCATCCCCACACGTATCTGCATTTGCCTCCAGTTCAGCCATCTCGTCTCAACAGCCGCCGACTTGCTTTGTATCACGAAGTCGTCAGAAAAGACATTCTGTCTCAACTGCCTCCCGCTACCGTTGGAAGGGCTTTAGTGCAATTCGACATGGACAACGTTGCTTGGATGCACTG CTGTTATCATGGCCCTACTTTCC AACGTGAGGCGGATCTTGTCTGGGCAGAGCTCGCTTCAGATGACATAGAAATCAACTGGAGCTTTATGGCTTTACTTTTCGGCGTTCTGATG TCGGGAGCATATCACCTGCCCCAAGGCACATTTCAACACCTTTTTCCTTCGC AGACGCGGTTGGATTTAATCAATCAGTGGTTTAACGCTTGCATTATGTGCCTTCAGGAAGCCGATTGGATGCGTTCACACAGCCT TTATGCGATTCAATGCGTTGCTATCATCACCTCCGCAGCGAATCATGTTGGTAAAGCAGATTTATATTTCACTCTTCTCGGGGCGGCCGTGAG AATCGCCCAGGCATTGAACCTTCATCGACTGGGCCCAGATTCTGAGCTGTTATATAAATCTAAGAACTCGAAACTGATTATCGCACGAGAGGTTCGAAAACGTACATGGTATCAGCTTTTGTACCAGGGTAAATTCTGTTGTACGCCGTACTTCTGGGTACTGATAT CTATCAATCGAGCCCAGTTTAACACGGCGCCACCCATTCATTGTATTGACAGTATGCTGGGCCTTGGTATGGAAGAAGCCAAAGTATCCTACGACATCCCGACTACAGATTCGCATGTCTGTCAACTCTACAAGT TGGCTTT AGCGTACTCCTCTACTGAAAACATGACCCCTTTGCCATACGATGTAATTCTTCAGATTGATCGCGACATACATACAATCATGAACGAAGCTCCATTATGGATGCGGGACGAGAATTACATACTTGATCCAAGTGCCCCTTCATGGGCTGATTGGCAGAGAAAAGCATACCTG CTTTCAGCTTCCCACAAA GTCATTGTCATTCATCGTCCTTATCTGGGTCGGGCCTTTCGAGGTGATCAACGTTATATCCGGTCTCGAGAG AACTGTTTACAGCATGCCCATAAGATCCTGCGAATCTTCAAGGGCTGTCCTCTCGTCCAGTTTCGCACTACATG GACTGTCTTAGTTCATGCGGTTGCGGCGAGTCTtatccttctccttgacGCCTCACAGCAAACAAATCACAGCGCCCTCAACTCAATCCGAATTGTGCGCGAGACTGTCGATATCCTGCACCAGCTCTCTGATCTTTCCATCATCGCCAAAAAGGGTTTTCTCGTCATTTCGCCTTTAATTGAAGATTCTGCACAATTCACAGAGGCTGGATCTGATGTAAGCATCAGAAGCAGGAAAGCTTTCCTGGGTAAGGCGGAGACAGAACTCAAACAAGCGCTCGACGTCTTTCGCCGCGGACACACCACTGCTCTACCTTCTGCCTCATTATTCAGTGGCACAGGGAATGTGGAATTACCTGGTATGGGCAGCTTGGATGTCAGCATGGCTTCAGACCTAGATGCGATGGTCGCTGCTTCCTCCCTAACAGCAACATCGCAAGTCACGGGATTGGAGGCCACGGATGTATGGGATCCCTTCTTATGGAATTCACAAGGCGATATGGGGATTTCCAACAATCCTAGCATGATGATGGATTGGGGCAATCCAGAATCTCTGAGTTTGAGCGGCGATACAAGTGGAATGGACTGGATGTCTTATACATCAGCAGAGAATGGGTTAATTGTACATGAGTAG
- a CDS encoding Hypothetical Protein (Similar to TIGR gene model, INSD accession AAW44270.1), with amino-acid sequence MSFHDPEKEAVTSDSIKPVASDSEVDEQNEVFRMTSSGEQYRTVSWYKSFALMFKILFSVGVLSIPSVFSYVGALPGALLLIGWGAFNAYSALLLGAFRLRHPGIHGMQDMAYIVGGVWYRELVGLLFIIGYDLVAGSGYIGAATALNTLSDHGACTVWFSFVAFVLSTAIAMFPKLAQVGVAAWAGVISLFISIFILVVAVAVNDRPALAPATGDFDLGYHLIGSPNFTEGMTAALTIFISSGGISAFVPIIAEMKNPKEYKKPIAVSMGFLNACYLAFALVIYRYCGTWISSPALGSAGPLIKKLTYGIALPGLIMSSTVNQHLAAKYIFVRLLRDTKHLQSKTMIHWITWFGVSLLCGVAAFIIGEAVPFFGTLISLLAAIAYAPMAIVIPMHLWLYDFADYRKQGIIKKLQWLFHLVMLVIGLFMTFGGAYTSIKSIADQYAAGTVSSAFSCADNS; translated from the exons ATGTCCTTTCATGATCCGGAAAAAGAAGCCGTCACCAGCGACTCCATCAAACCTGTGGCTTCGGACAGCGAAGTAGACGAACAGAATGAGGTCTTTCGCATGACCAGTAGTGGGGAACAGTACCGAACGGTATCATG GTATAAGAGCTTTGCCTTGATGTTCAAGATCCTCTTTTCCGTCGGCGTTTTATCCATCCCTTCAGTATTTTCTTACGTTGGAGCCCTCCCTGGAGCTTTGCTTCTCATCGGCTGGGGTGCTTTCAATGCTTATTCAGCGCTTTTGCTGGGGGCCTTTCGACTTAGACACCCAGGTATACAC GGGATGCAAGATATGGCGTACATCGTTGGCGGTGTTTGGTACCGAGAGCTTGTGGGATTGCTCTTCATCATAGG ATATGATTTGGTTGCTGGAAGTGGCTATATCGGAGCGGCGACTGCTCTCAATACCTTATCTGATCATGGTGCCTGCACTGTGTGGTTTTCGTTTGTTGCGTTTGTCCTTTCCACGGCTATCGCCATGTTTCCTAAATTAGCCCAAGTTGGCGTAGCAG CCTGGGCTGGTGTTATATCACTtttcatctccatcttcatccttgtAGTGGCTGTCGCCGTCAATGACCGACCAGCTCTTGCCCCAGCTACAGGGGATTTTGATTTAGGTTATCATCTTATTGGTTCTCCAAACTTCACTGAAGGCATGACTGCTGCATTGaccatcttcatctcttctgGTGGTATCTCGGCTTTTGTCCCCAT TATTGCCGAAATGAAGAACCCAAAGGAGTATAAGAAGCCCATCGCAGTTTCAATGGGCTTTCTCAACGCTTGCTACCTTGCCTTCGCCCTGGTCATTTATCGATATTGTGGAA CTTGGATTTCCAGCCCAGCTTTGGGTAGTGCGGGCCCCCTGATTAAGAAGCTCACATATGGCATTGCCTTACCGGGCCTGATAATGAGTTCCACAGTCAATCAGCAC CTTGCGGCCAAATACATATTTGTACGACTACTTCGAGACACCAAACACCTTCAATCAAAGACTATGATACACTGGATCACTTGGTTCGGTGTTTCTTTGCTCTGTGGGGTTGCTGCATTTATTATTGGCGAAGCTGTTCCCTTCTTTGGGACTTTAATATCCCTTCTTGCTGCCATCGCATACGCACCCATGGCC ATTGTAATTCCAATGCATCTATGGCTCTATGATTTTGCCGACTATCGCAAACAAGGTATAATCAAGAAGCTTCAATGGCTGTTTCATCTTGTTATGCTAGTTATCGGACTCTTCATGACCTTTGGTGGTGCCTACACTTCGATCAAATCGATTGCAGACCAGTATGCCGCCGGCACTGTTTCATCTGCCTTCTCGTGTGCAGACAA CTCGTAG
- a CDS encoding uncharacterized protein (Similar to TIGR gene model, INSD accession AAW44334.1), giving the protein MARKITVAAAQVGAVHKDSQRSETLSRLIALLEEASKKGVQVLVYPETTFTTFFPRWKGLDDDPEELDRWFEHGDITDNPNISPLVSRAKDLGIDIVIGYGEKTDDSHYYNTCSYIHAGKEVSKYRKVHLPGNKEPYPDPEFIDQLEKRYFEPGDYGFKAFRVPNLAVTPEDGEAIAGMMICNDRRWNHGVAWGCRALSWCAWAITLVLGHRDYADPEAIKAQSEFQHLLVMQAHSYTNATFSIAAARAGFDDGKFGLIGCSCIVHPEGHIIAQSKTMDDELVVATIDLDDAKIGKQKVFNFGLHRQPHQYSIITQQAGVVVPPCLS; this is encoded by the exons ATGGCTCGAAAAATCACTGTCGCCGCTGCCCAAGTTGGGGCAGTCCACAAAGATTCTCAACGATCAGAAACCCTTTCGCGCTTGATAGCTCTTCTGGAAGAAGCCAGTAAGAAAGGCGTACAAGTGCTTGTGTACCC TGAGACAACCTTTACcaccttctttcctcgCTGGAAAGGCTTGGATGATGATCCGGAGGAGCTGGACCGATGGTTTGAACATGGTGACATCACTGACAATCCGAACATCTCT CCTTTGGTATCTCGAGCTAAGGACCTGGGCATCGACATTGTAATTGGATATGGAGAGAAAACCGATGACAGCCATTATTACAATACCTGCTCTTATATCCATGCAGGCAAAGAAGTTTCCAAGTATCGGAAGGTGCACCTCCCCGGTAATAAGGAGCCCTACCCTGATCCTGAATTTATTGACCAGCTTGAGAAGCGATACTTCGAGCCTGGAGACTACGGATTCAAA GCTTTCCGAGTACCAAATCTTGCTGTGACACCAGAAGATGGCGAAGCAATTGCTGGCATGATGA TCTGCAATGATCGTCGTTGG AATCATGGCGTTGCCTGGGGCTGCAGGGCGTTGAGCTGGTGTGCTTGGGCTATAACACTAGTACTTGGGCACCGGGACT ATGCGGATCCAGAGGCAATCAAGGCTCAATCAGAATTTCAACATCTCCTCGTCATGCAAGCACATTCGTACACCAACGCGACATTCTCTATTGCTGCTGCCCGTGCTGGTTTTGATGACGGCAAATTTGGCCTAATCGGTTGCTCTT GCATCGTTCACCCGGAAGGCCACATCATTGCTCAATCCAAAACCATGGATGATGAATTGGTCGTTGCTACTATCGATCTAGATGACGCAAAGATCGGCAAACAGAAGGTCTTCAATTTTGGTTTGCACCGTCAACCTCATCAGTACTCCATTATTACTCAACAGGCGGGGGTTGTTGTTCCTCCTTGTCTTAGCTGA
- a CDS encoding dihydropyrimidinase, putative (Similar to TIGR gene model, INSD accession AAW43976.1), translating into MILPFSLPCHPYSFLLVPSQEPPPPNNMSKQFDLVVKNGIVVTSGDTGKLDIAIKDGKIAHLAANISEDLAEKVIDAEGAYVMPGGVDAHVPVGGLGNVRTTLRPARVRQSAEEPPRLSRSNRWEESLLQVVENYDARAKATGSYCDYAYHVIITRPELETLKVELPVIVKKWGITSCKLFMTYAALQLRDNELLDVMYEARKLAITTMIHAENGDLISWLTDKLEERGMVEPRYHAESRPPVVEMEATSRAIVLAEMIQNPVLFVHVGSASAAEVIRNAQTRGFPVFAETCPQYLHLTWEDLKKFHSPQCFENSKMICSPPPGPDDSDQEALWTGLRNGTFTIYSSDHCPFRYGDIDGKALGIVQHEESMQSVTCPVDQDHVHEVMHGKSGHFKYIPNGCPGIETRLPLLFNYGLLEGRITPERFVELTSTAPAKLVIFDPLQFLNSRTDALMLIVWIISPKRCTLAWPLRR; encoded by the exons ATGATATTGCCCTTTTCACTCCCATGTCATCCATACTCTTTTCTACTTGTCCCATCACAAGaaccaccaccacccaaCAACATGTCTAAACAGTTCGATCTCGTCGTGAAAAATGGAATAGTTGTCACGTCCGGGGATACCGGAAAGCTTGATATCGCTATCAAGGATGGTAAAATTGCTCATCTCGCTGCAAACATCTCAGAGGATCTTGCGGAAAAGGTCATCGATGCCGA AGGGGCATATGTTATGCCTGGAGGTGTGGATGCGCAC GTCCCAGTGGGAGGCTTGGGAAATGTGCGGACGACTTTGAGACCGGCTCGCGTTCGGCAATCTGCGGAGGAACCACCACGTTTATCTCGTTCG AACCGTTGGGAAGAGTCTTTGCTCCAAGTCGTTGAGAACTATGATGCTCGAGCAAAGGCCACCGGCAGCTACTGCGACTATG CATACCATGTCATCATAACGAGACCCGAATTAGAGACACTGAAAGTTGAGCTCCCAGTCATTGTTAAAAAATGGGGCA TCACTTCTTGCAAACTCTTCATGACTTATGCTGCTTTACAGCTTCGAGACAATGAACTCTTGGATGTCATGTACGAAGCCCGCAAACTCGCAATAACCACC ATGATCCACGCTGAAAATGGCGATCTCATCAGTTGGCTGACAG ATAAGCTAGAAGAGAGGGGAATGGTAGAACCCCGATATCATGCAGAGTCTCGGCCGCCTGTTGTCGAGATGGAGGCCACCAGCCGGGCCATAGTTTTGGCTGAGATGATTCAGAACCCAGTCCTCTTTGTGCATGTCGGTTCAGCA TCTGCAGCCGAGGTCATTCGAAACGCACAGACTCGTGGCTTCCCGGTTTTCGCGGAGACATGTCCCCAATACCTTCATCTCACTTGGGAAGACCTA AAAAAGTTCCACTCCCCCCAGTGTTTCGAGAACTCCAAGATGATCTGTTCCCCTCCGCCAGGACCTGATGATTCTGATCAGGAAGCTTTATGGAC CGGTCTGCGCAACGGTACTTTCACTATCTATTCTAGTGATCACTGCCCTTTCCG TTATGGTGATATCGATGGCAAGGCTCTCGGTATCGTACAGCATGAAGAGAGTATGCAGAGCGTGACATGCCCAGTTGATCAGGATCATGTACATGAAGTTATGCACGGTAAGAGCGGTCATTTCAAATATATCCCCAACG GCTGCCCGGGAATTGAGACCAGACTTCCTCTCTTGTTCAATTACGGTCTCCTTGAAGGACGTATCACGCCTGAGCGATTTGTAGAACTGACATCCACGGCACCTGCTAAGCTGGTAATTTTTGATCCGCTACAGTTTCTGAACTCCAGGACTGATGCTTTAATGCTTATAGTATGGATTATATCCCCGAAAAGGTGCACTCTTGCCTGGCCTCTCCGACGCTGA
- a CDS encoding uncharacterized protein (Similar to TIGR gene model, INSD accession AAW44206.1): MAVNINSAASLPIISLAEHNTVNSLAKALYDSCTKEGFIYVCDHGIPQEVIDQAFAISADYFIHARPEDKVDLKTNLGYTAIYSRQESLDSTRPSSGDLKEFFHVADNHWRVKNGESPQELPEALEPSRKALDDFIGQINSLADRILRGLSVALKLKPDFLTNQHKGELNRLRMLHYPPVKVEQNGLDSDSNEIRAGAHTDYGSITILFQHIVSGLQVHRNGSWIDVVPRKGCVVINIGDALEFWSGGLFKSTLHRVVMPRSQAETASRYSIAYFVHADNASVLEPFTDGIDEDALDEIIARKGLPRGTRMITGGDYVQARLAATYGMKVMA, from the exons ATGGCCGTCAACATCAACTCCGCTGCATCCCTCCCCATCATCTCACTCGCTGAGCACAACACGGTTAACTCCCTTGCTAAGGCTCTTTACGATTCTTGCACTAAAGAGGGCTTCATTTACGTCTGCGACCATGGAATCCCACAAGAAGTCATTGACCAGGCCTTTGCCATTTCGGCAGATTACTTCATCCACGCCCGCCCCGAGGATAAAGTCGATCTTAAAACCAACCTTGGCTATACTGCAAT TTACAGTCGACAGGAAAG TCTTGACTCCACAAGGCCCAGCTCCGGTGATCTCAAGGAATTTTTCCACGTTGCTGATAACCATTGGCGCGTGAAGAACGGAGAGAGTCCGCAGGAGCTTCCAGAAGCTCTTGAACCCTCTCGAAAAGCATTAGACGACTTTATTGGGCAGATTAATTCTCTTGCTGACAGAATTTTGAGAGGTTTGTCAGTGGCGCTCAAG TTGAAGCCTGACTTCTTGACGAACCAGCACAAGGGAGA GCTCAATCGACTCCGCATGCTCCATTACCCCCCAGTTAAAGTGGAACAAAACGGGCTCGATTCAGATAG CAATGAAATCCGAGCTGGTGCTCATACCGACTACGGGTCCATAACTATCCTGTTCCAGCACATTGTATCTGGTTTGCAAGTTCACCGTAACGGCTCCTGGATCGATGTTGTGCCTAGAAAAGGCTGTGTCGTTATCAACATTGGCGATGCCCTTGAGTTCTGGTCTGGGGGCTTGTTCAAG TCCACTCTCCATCGAGTTGTCATGCCCCGCTCTCAAGCTGAAACGGCTTCCAGGTACT CTATTGCCTATTTTGTTCATGCTGATAATGCTAGTGTCTTGGAGCCTTTCACTGATGGAAT TGATGAGGATGCTCTTGACGAAATTATTGCCCGCAAAGGACTCCCTCGAGGGACGCGAATGATTACCGGAGGAGATTATGTCCAAGCTCGACTTGCTGCCACTTATGGTATGAAAGTGATGGCTTAA
- a CDS encoding uncharacterized protein (Similar to TIGR gene model, INSD accession AAW40835.1), whose protein sequence is MSFQIGYVGLGNMGRPIFLNLARHAKANGWPAPCAWNIDQSRYDEIRAHNDHLHLCEQLSEVVKRSNVVFTCLLNDPVAEEVYQRLFATVDAKAKIIFVDQSSLKPKTSIKLEAAAHKVGASYLSAPVFGRPDAAKSADLVQLLGGDAKAKETVKPIFVPAVAKRVVDAGDEVAKGSALKLLGNSMILGVVEMLAETYAVADVIGFDPEVYQSFIRDFFPLYPYKAYGDNISRGEFNGVGGFRLEAGLKDARNALSLGADFGRPVSMPTIELAKKHLERAEELCGNDVDWSALAIALREQAGLEPFRAGHKP, encoded by the exons ATGTCCTTCCAAATCGGTTATGTTGGCCTTGGTAACATGGGGAGGCCCATTTTCCTCAACCTTGCTCGTCATGCCAAGGCCAATGGATGGCCGGCCCCTTGCGCTTGGAATATTGATCAATCTCGATACGATGAAATCCGCGCTCATAAtgatcatcttcatctttgCGAGCAGTTGAGCGAAGTTGTCAAAAGATCTAATGTGGTTTTCACATGTCTGCTCAATGATCCCGTTGCAGAAGAGGTCTATCAGCGCTTGTTTGCAACTGTTGATGCCAAAGCCAAAATTATATTTGTTGACCAGTCTAGCTTGAAACCCAAAACGTCAA TTAAGCTTGAGGCGGCTGCCCACAAAGTGGGTGCCTCATATCTTAGTGCTCCTGTCTTTGGCCGCCCAGACGCTGCCAAATCCGCCGATCTGGTCCAACTGCTTGGTGGCGACGCTAAAGCAAAAGAGACCGTTAAGCCCATCTTTGTACCAGCTGTCGCAAAGCGAGTGGTCGACGCCGGAGATGAAGTTGCAAAAG GTTCGGCACTCAAGCTTTTGGGAAATAGCATGATTCTGGGAGTGGTGGAGATGCTGGCCGAAACATATGCAGTTGCAGATGTCATAGGCTTTGACCCAGAAGTCTACCAGAGCTTTATTC GCGacttcttccctctctaTCCCTACAAAGCGTACGGAGACAATATCAGCAGGGGCGAATTCAACGGTGTCGGTGGTTTCCGTTTGGAGGCGGGGCTAAAAG ACGCACGCAACGCGCTTTCCTTGGGAGCCGACTTCGGTCGCCCTGTCAGTATGCCGACAATTGAGCTCGCGAAAAAGCATTTGGAGCGTGCAGAGGAATTGTGTGGAAATGATGTAGATTGGTCCGCGCTTGCCATTGCCCTTCGTGAACAGGCTGGCCTTGAGCCTTTCCGAGCTGGGCACAAGCCATAG